Proteins co-encoded in one Medicago truncatula cultivar Jemalong A17 chromosome 8, MtrunA17r5.0-ANR, whole genome shotgun sequence genomic window:
- the LOC11409976 gene encoding histone H3.3, which translates to MARTKQTARKSTGGKAPRKQLATKAARKSAPTTGGVKKPHRYRPGTVALREIRKYQKSTELLIRKLPFQRLVREIAQDFKTDLRFQSHAVLALQEAAEAYLVGLFEDTNLCAIHAKRVTIMPKDIQLARRIRGERA; encoded by the coding sequence ATGGCTCGTACGAAGCAAACTGCTCGCAAATCCACCGGCGGCAAGGCACCAAGGAAGCAACTCGCGACCAAAGCTGCAAGGAAATCTGCTCCAACCACCGGCGGAGTGAAGAAGCCTCATCGTTATCGTCCTGGAACCGTTGCTCTTCGTGAGATCCGTAAGTATCAGAAGAGTACTGAGCTTTTGATCCGTAAGCTTCCATTCCAGCGTCTTGTTCGTGAAATTGCTCAGGATTTCAAAACGGATCTGAGATTTCAGAGTCATGCTGTTCTTGCACTTCAGGAAGCTGCTGAGGCTTATCTTGTGGGATTGTTTGAGGATACTAATTTGTGTGCAATTCATGCTAAGAGGGTAACGATTATGCCAAAGGATATTCAGCTTGCTCGTCGTATTCGTGGTGAACGTGCTTAG
- the LOC11408680 gene encoding glutathione S-transferase U17, which yields MAKSDVKLIGKWSSPYVTRVKIALNIKSLEYENFEENETFNPKSDILLQSNPVYGKVPVLIHKDKPISESLIIVEYIDETWSSAPSILPSDTYDRAVARFWAAYIDQKWFPPMQSIITVEGEDERKPYFEVLEEVVERMEEAFEKCSKGKPFFGGDRIGYLDIAFGSFLGWLSVIEHEYERKVLVEEKAPNLVKWAERFASDPAVKGLIPETERLVKLSKALQIKWRAAICKK from the exons ATGGCAAAGAGTGATGTGAAGCTTATTGGCAAATGGTCAAGTCCTTATGTGACAAGGGTGAAGATTGCCCTTAACATCAAATCCCTTGAATATGAAAACTTTGAAGAGAATGAAACCTTTAACCCCAAAAGTGATATTCTTCTTCAATCCAACCCTGTTTATGGCAAAGTCCCAGTGCTTATTCACAAAGATAAACCAATATCTGAGTCTCTCATCATTGTTGAATATATAGATGAAACATGGTCCAGTGCTCCTTCCATTCTCCCTTCTGATACTTATGATAGAGCAGTTGCTAGATTCTGGGCTGCTTATATAGATCAAAAG TGGTTTCCTCCTATGCAAAGCATAATTACTGTTGAAGGAGAGGATGAAAGGAAGCCATATTTTGAAGTATTGGAAGAAGTGGTTGAGAGGATGGAGGAAGCTTTTGAAAAATGCAGCAAAGGAAAACCCTTTTTTGGTGGTGATAGGATTGGTTATCTTGATATTGCATTTGGGAGTTTTTTGGGATGGCTTAGTGTGATTGAGCATGAGTATGAAAGGAAAGTGTTGGTTGAAGAAAAGGCTCCTAATTTGGTGAAATGGGCTGAGAGATTTGCTTCTGACCCTGCTGTGAAGGGGCTTATACCTGAGACTGAGAGACTTGTTAAGCTTTCTAAAGCTCTTCAGATCAAGTGGAGAGCTGCTATTTGCAAGAAATAG
- the LOC11407124 gene encoding hydroxyproline O-galactosyltransferase GALT6, whose translation MNKLKLNPFSLFPNRPKLLHIFMLLMLFYLLFTTFEIKTFEFVSVSSVLVNENQNTHHRKALNFPSEEAFGVYQGSLHRKPMQELQKVSTLSFNEGDLNESGLEKDKFSEIQKAVKVAWVKGKKMWEEIQFQSVETVNVAENISDSCRHSISVSGSELRNQNGIMMIPCGLTLWSHVTIVGTPRLAHWEDDPKITIVKDEDEKVLVSQFMMELQGLKVVDKEEPPKILHFNPRLKGDYSGKPVIEQNTCYRMQWGSSLRCEGWKSRADEDTVDGQLKCEKWIRDDDSHSEESKATWWLPRLIGRKHKITFDWPYPFIEGRLFVLTLTAGLEGYHVSVDGKHVTSFPYRTGFSLEDATGLSIKGDIDVHSVYAASLPTSHPSFAPQMHLELLPQWKAPPILDVNVELFIGILSAGNHFAERMAVRKSWMQHKLIKSSHAVARFFVALHARKDINLDIKKEADYFGDIIIVPYMDHYDLVVVKTVAIAEYGIRTVAAKNIMKCDDDTFVRLDSIISEVRKVGIGKSLYIGNMNYHHTPLRHGKWAVTYEEWAEEEYPTYANGPGYIISSDIAQFIVSNFEEHKLKLFKMEDVSMGMWVEQFKSSRPVEIVHSYKFCQFGCIEGYFTAHYQSPRQMTCMWDKLQHKGKPLCCNNR comes from the exons ATGAACAAACTGAAACTAAACCCATTTTCACTCTTTCCAAATAGACCTAAACTTCTTCATATTTTCATGCTTCTTATGCTTTTTTATTTGCTCTTCACAACCTTTGAAATCAAAACTTTTGAGTTTGTTTCAGTTTCTTCTGTGCTTGTGAATGAAAACCAAAACACCCATCATAGAAAAGCTTTGAACTTTCCTTCAGAAGAAGCTTTTGGTGTTTACCAAGGTTCATTACATAGAAAACCAATGCAAGAGTTGCAAAAAGTTTCCACCTTGAGTTTCAATGAAGGTGATTTGAATGAATCTGGTTtagaaaaagacaaattttCTGAGATTCAAAAGGCTGTTAAGGTTGCTTGGGTTAAAGGGAAGAAAATGTGGGAAGAAATTCAGTTTCAGAGTGTTGAAACTGTGAATGTTGCTGAGAATATTTCTGATTCGTGTCGGCATTCGATTTCGGTATCTGGGTCTGAATTAAGGAACCAGAATGGGATTATGATGATTCCTTGTGGGTTGACTTTGTGGTCTCATGTTACTATTGTTGGGACGCCGCGATTGGCTCATTGGGAGGATGATCCTAAGATAACTATTGTGAAAGATGAGGATGAAAAGGTGTTAGTGTCACAGTTTATGATGGAGCTTCAAGGATTGAAGGTAGTTGATAAGGAGGAACCACCTAAGATACTGCATTTTAATCCTAGGTTGAAAGGCGATTATAGTGGGAAGCCGGTGATTGAGCAGAATACTTGTTATAGAATGCAATGGGGTTCTTCACTTAGGTGTGAGGGATGGAAGTCTAGGGCTGATGAAGATACTG TTGATGGACAGTTGAAATGTGAAAAGTGGATCCGCGATGATGATAGCCATTCAGAAGAGTCTAAGGCAACATGGTGGTTACCTAGACTGATAGGGCGAAAACACAAGATCACTTTTGATTGGCCATACCCTTTTATAGAGGGCAGATTATTTGTTCTCACCTTAACTGCTGGCTTGGAAGGTTACCATGTTAGTGTGGACGGAAAGCATGTTACCTCTTTTCCTTATCGCACG GGATTCTCTCTTGAGGATGCTACAGGTCTATCTATAAAAGGGGATATTGATGTGCACTCTGTATATGCTGCTTCGTTACCAACATCACATCCAAGTTTTGCGCCACAGATGCATCTCGAATTGCTTCCTCAATGGAAAGCTCCACCTATTCTCGATGTGAATGTCGAGCTTTTCATTGGAATACTTTCTGCTGGAAACCATTTTGCCGAACGAATGGCAGTAAGGAAATCGTGGATGCAACATAAGCTAATCAAATCTTCACATGCTGTAGCTCGATTCTTTGTTGCTTTG CATGCAAGGAAAGATATAAATTTGGACATAAAGAAAGAAGCAGATTATTTTGGTGATATTATTATAGTCCCATATATGGATCATTATGACCTTGTTGTGGTGAAGACTGTAGCTATCGCTGAATATGGG ATTCGTACTGTTGCTGCTAAGAATATCATGAAATGTGATGATGACACGTTTGTTCGATTGGATTCTATCATCAGTGAAGTAAGAAAAGTAGGAATTGGCAAAAGTCTCTACATTGGTAATATGAATTACCACCATACGCCCCTTCGCCATGGTAAATGGGCAGTCACATATGAG GAATGGGCGGAAGAAGAGTATCCTACCTATGCTAATGGTCCAGGTTATATAATCTCATCAGACATTGCTCAGTTCATTGTATCGAACTTTGAGGAGCACAAATTAAAA TTATTTAAAATGGAGGACGTAAGCATGGGAATGTGGGTAGAGCAATTCAAGAGTTCACGACCAGTTGAGATTGTGCACAGCTACAAGTTCTGCCAATTTGGGTGCATTGAAGGTTACTTCACTGCACATTATCAATCTCCAAGACAAATGACATGTATGTGGGATAAATTGCAACACAAAGGAAAACCACTATGTTGCAACAACAGATGA
- the LOC11410684 gene encoding ABC transporter C family member 14 — MSSSSSWLTSPSCTLLPIDSSSSTPQLILQWLTFLFLSPCPQRLLLSALDSLFLLSLLASAVHKLYSRANTTSSITKPLLKEKDSDYRVTLWFKLTLLVTTLLAITYTVLGILAFTQTNNLSSWKQIEAPFRLFQAVVNIVIVILMLHEKKFKSSKHPLSLRIYWIANFVIASLFAISAVFRIVNASEEKLELSLRIDDIFSLVNLPLSLFFFVISIRGSSGIHVIRISDVVATYTSVPTDGNLSPYAGSSFLSKTVWFWMNPLINKGYKTPLKLEDVPSLPLEFRAEKMSENFINNWPKPEENSKHPVIVALFRCFWKHIAFTGFLAMIRLCVMYIGPLLIQSFVDFTSRKDSTTSEGIILILILFAAKSVEVLSVHQYNFHSQKIGMLIRSSIITSVYKKGLRLSSSSRQAHGTGQIVNHMAVDAQQLSDMMMQLHPIWLMPLQVAVALALMYSYVGVSVLAALLGTSIVFLFALYRTKSSNNFQFQMMTSRDSRMKATNELLNNMRVIKFQAWEEYFGNKIKQFRESEHGWIGKFMYYFAVNFGVLSAAPLVVTVLTFATATFLGFPLNSGTVFTITSIIKILQEPLRTFPQALIMISQATISLGRLDEFMTSKEMDENAVQREENCDGDVAVEIKDGKFSWDDNDENDALRVEELVIKKGDHAAVVGTVGSGKSSLLASVLGEMFKISGQVKVCGTTAYVAQTSWIQNATIKENILFGLPMNLDKYREALRVCCLEKDLEMMEDGDGTEIGERGINLSGGQKQRVQLARAVYQDTDIYLLDDIFSAVDAQTGSFIFKECIMGALKDKTVLLVTHQVDFLHNVDSIMVMREGRVVQSGKYDELLKAGLDFGALLEAHESSMKMAETSDKTSNDSAQSQKLARIPSKEKESGGEKQSSSEDQSKSEKTAAKLIEDEERETGQVNLNVYKQYFTEAFGWWGIALVLAMSVAWVASFLAGDYWLAFATADDSSILSSTFITVYAVIAVVACIVVMVRGFLFTYLGLKTSQSFFIGMLQCILHAPMSFFDTTPSGRILSRVSTDILWVDIAIPMFINFVLIAYLQLLSIVIVICQNSWETVFLVIPLFWLNNRYRIYYLATSRELTRLDSITKAPVIHHFSETISGVMTIRSLRKQNTFCQENIDKVNASLRMDFHNNGANEWLGFRLDYNGVVFLCTATLFMIFLPSSFVKSEYVGMSLSYGLALSGLLSFSMTMSCNVENKMVSVERIKQFTNLPSEAPWKIADKSPPQNWPSHGTIELNNLQVRYRANTPLVLKGISLTIEGGEKVGVVGRTGSGKSTLIQVLFRLIEPSAGKVMIDGINISNVGLHDLRSRFGIIPQEPVLFQGTVRTNIDPLGLYSEEEIWKSLERCQLKEVVAAKPEKLEASVVDGGDNWSVGQRQLLCLGRIMLKRSKILFMDEATASVDSQTDVVVQKIIREDFADRTIVSIAHRIPTVMDCDKVLVIDAGFAKEYDKPSRLLERPSIFAALVKEYSNRST; from the exons CTGTTCTAGGAATCTTGGCTTTTACTCAAACCAATAACCTTTCTTCATGGAAACAAATAGAAGCACCTTTTCGGTTGTTTCAAGCAGTAGTCAACATTGTGATTGTGATTCTAATGTTACATGAGAAAAAGTTCAAATCTTCCAAACACCCTTTATCACTAAGAATCTATTGGATAGCAAACTTTGTGATTGCTTCTTTGTTTGCTATTTCAGCTGTTTTCCGAATTGTAAATGCCAGTGAGGAGAAGTTGGAACTTAGTTTGAGAATAGATGACATATTCTCATTGGTTAATCTTCCATTatctttgttcttttttgtCATATCCATTAGAGGGTCATCAGGGATTCATGTGATAAGAATATCCGATGTAGTAGCGACATATACATCGGTTCCAACTGATGGAAATTTGAGTCCTTATGCTGGTTCTTCATTTTTGTCCAAAACAGTTTGGTTTTGGATGAACCCTTTGATTAATAAAGGTTACAAAACTCCCCTTAAACTAGAAGATGTTCCTTCACTTCCTCTTGAATTTAGAGCAGAAAAAATGTcagaaaattttataaacaattGGCCAAAACCAGAGGAAAATAGTAAGCATCCAGTTATAGTAGCCTTATTTAGGTGTTTTTGGAAACACATAGCTTTCACTGGCTTCCTTGCAATGATTAGGCTTTGTGTTATGTATATTGGTCCACTGTTGATTCagagttttgttgatttcacATCAAGGAAAGATAGTACTACTAGTGAAGgtattattttgatattgatCCTTtttgcagcaaaatcagttgaAGTGCTGAGTGTTCATCAATACAACTTCCACTCGCAGAAAATCGGTATGCTTATTCGTTCGAGCATAATTACTTCGGTTTACAAAAAGGGTCTGAGGTTGTCAAGTTCTTCAAGACAAGCTCATGGAACAGGACAGATAGTGAATCACATGGCTGTTGATGCTCAACAACTCTCAGATATGATGATGCAGCTTCACCCTATATGGTTGATGCCATTGCAAGTAGCTGTGGCATTGGCTCTTATGTATAGCTATGTTGGTGTATCAGTACTTGCAGCATTGCTTGGAACTAGCATAGTGTTTCTTTTCGCGCTATATCGAACCAAGAGTAGTAACAACTTTCAGTTTCAGATGATGACAAGTCGCGATTCGAGGATGAAGGCGACAAATGAGTTGCTTAACAACATGCGTGTGATTAAGTTTCAAGCTTGGGAAGAGTATTTCGGTAACAAGATTAAACAGTTTCGTGAATCCGAGCATGGATGGATTGGGAAATTCATGTACTATTTTGCTGTTAACTTTGGAGTTTTGTCTGCTGCACCATTAGTTGTAACTGTTCTTACCTTTGCAACTGCAACTTTTCTTGGATTTCCTTTGAATTCTGGCACTGTTTTCACGATAACTTCGATTATCAAGATACTTCAAGAGCCTTTGAGGACTTTTCCTCAGGCTCTTATCATGATTTCTCAAGCAACAATATCTTTAGGGAGGTTGGATGAGTTCATGACGAGTAAGGAAATGGATGAGAATGCAGTGCAACGAGAGGAGAATTGTGATGGTGATGTAGCTGTGGAGATAAAAGATGGGAAATTCTCATGGGATGATAACGATGAGAACGACGCTCTGAGAGTTGAAGAGTTGGTAATTAAGAAAGGGGATCATGCTGCTGTTGTAGGAACTGTTGGTTCAGGGAAGTCTTCATTATTGGCTTCTGTGTTGGGAGAAATGTTCAAGATCTCAGGACAG GTCAAAGTTTGTGGAACGACGGCGTACGTGGCACAAACATCATGGATTCAGAATGCaaccatcaaagaaaacatattgTTCGGTTTACCAATGAACTTGGACAAGTACAGGGAAGCTTTAAGGGTGTGCTGCCTTGAAAAGGATCTTGAAATGATGGAAGATGGTGATGGAACCGAGATTGGAGAACGCGGTATTAACCTCAGTGGAGGCCAGAAACAACGTGTGCAACTAGCTAGAGCTGTGTATCAGGACACTGACATCTATCTCCTTGATGATATATTCAGTGCTGTTGATGCTCAAACAGGATCGTTTATTTTTAAA GAATGTATCATGGGAGCTCTGAAAGATAAGACGGTTTTACTTGTAACACACCAAGTTGATTTCTTGCATAATGTTGACTCTATAATG GTGATGCGTGAAGGGAGAGTAGTGCAAAGTGGAAAGTATGATGAACTTCTCAAAGCAGGTCTAGATTTTGGTGCACTTCTGGAGGCTCATGAATCCTCAATGAAGATGGCAGAAACAAGTGATAAAACTAGTAATGATTCAGCTCAATCTCAAAAACTAGCTCGCATCCCAtcgaaagaaaaagaaagcgGGGGCGAAAAGCAGTCTTCTTCTGAAGATCAATCCAAGTCTGAAAAAACTGCAGCAAAGCTCATTGAAGATGAGGAAAGAGAAACTGGACAAGTGAACCTTAATGTATACAAACAATATTTCACAGAAGCATTTGGATGGTGGGGAATAGCACTCGTGCTAGCAATGTCGGTGGCTTGGGTTGCATCATTTTTGGCTGGTGATTATTGGCTAGCATTTGCAACTGCAGATGATTCTAGCAttctttcttctactttcaTTACTGTCTATGCTGTAATAGCTGTTGTTGCATGCATAGTTGTTATGGTAAGAGGTTTCTTGTTTACATATTTGGGTTTAAAGACATCTCAAAGCTTCTTCATTGGAATGCTTCAATGTATCCTTCATGCACCAATGTCATTCTTTGATACTACTCCTTCCGGCAGAATTTTGAGTCGT GTATCGACTGATATACTTTGGGTGGATATCGCAATTCCAATGTTTATAAACTTTGTACTGATAGCATACTTACAATTACTCAGTATCGTCATTGTCATATGCCAGAATTCTTGGGAGACTGTCTTCCTCGTAATTCCACTGTTTTGGCTCAACAACCGGTATAGG ATATATTATCTTGCAACTTCTAGGGAATTGACTCGCCTTGATTCAATCACAAAAGCTCCAGTGATTCATCACTTTTCAGAGACCATTTCTGGTGTTATGACAATCCGTAGCTTAAGAAAGCAGAATACATTTTGTCAGGAAAATATTGACAAGGTGAATGCAAGTCTAAGAATGGATTTCCATAACAATGGTGCAAATGAATGGCTTGGTTTTCGTTTAGACTATAATGGAGTTGTTTTCCTTTGCACTGCCACCCTTTTTATGATCTTTTTACCAAGTTCTTTTGTTAAGTCAG AATATGTTGGTATGTCTTTATCCTATGGCCTGGCTCTGAGTGGTCTCTTATCATTTTCCATGACTATGAGTTGCAATGTTGAGAACAAAATGGTTTCAGTTGAAAGGATAAAACAGTTTACAAATCTCCCATCAGAAGCTCCTTGGAAAATTGCTGACAAGTCTCCTCCTCAAAATTGGCCTAGTCATGGCACTATAGAGTTAAACAACTTACAG GTTAGGTACAGGGCAAATACTCCTCTAGTTCTTAAGGGAATCTCTCTTACCATTGAAGGTGGAGAAAAAGTTGGTGTTGTTGGTCGTACAGGAAGTGGAAAATCAACACTGATTCAAGTGTTATTTAGGTTGATTGAGCCTTCAGCTGGGAAAGTAATGATTGATGGTATTAACATTTCCAATGTTGGTCTTCATGATTTGAGGTCACGTTTTGGAATTATTCCACAAGAGCCTGTCCTCTTTCAAGGAACAGTAAGAACCAACATTGATCCTCTTGGATTGTATTCTGAAGAAGAAATTTGGAAG AGTCTTGAGCGGTGCCAATTGAAAGAAGTGGTGGCTGCAAAGCCTGAGAAACTTGAGGCTTCAG TGGTTGATGGTGGAGATAATTGGAGTGTGGGACAAAGACAACTTCTATGCTTAGGAAGAATCATGTTAAAACGTAGCAAAATATTATTCATGGATGAAGCAACAGCATCAGTTGATTCACAAACTGATGTTGTAGTACAAAAGATCATCAGAGAGGACTTTGCAGATCGTACAATTGTTAGCATTGCTCACAGAATACCTACAGTTATGGATTGTGACAAGGTTTTGGTCATAGATGCAG GTTTTGCAAAGGAATATGATAAGCCATCACGTTTGCTTGAAAGACCTTCAATTTTTGCAGCATTGGTTAAGGAGTATTCAAATAGATCAACTTAA